The nucleotide window GTTTTATACAagattttcaattgaaaatgtCTTTCACTCCTCCCCGCAAAGAAGAATGAGtggaatttatttaatacagATAAGAAGCTGATTCCATATTAGTAGTTGTGGAtgccttttaaaaatttacgaaaCTGTATTTACATTGAACTGGGTGGATAAGTTTGCGAGTATAGAATTTGCTATGAATAACACAGTTCAACGTATTCAGAACAATTGGGTAATGATCGGTTTGAAATCTCCTACATTGAGAATGTAGGATTCCGTATAAGGGCATAGTCGTTTGAAAATATGGTTgtaaccaaagtaaattaataaagtagcgacagtactacaacaaatacaacatttccaaaaaccacaagcaattttggtttaaggtctgagctgtcaatgttgcctgttgttgtttttgcttttgggcttgttgtatttttcgccacaacaaccacaagtgaattgacagttcaaaccaaagtaaaaaaaatagtcagctgttctactgagtctactttattaatttactttggttgtAACATACAGGTTGGAGCAGGGCACACTTAGacaggtgactgcgatgaaacagctgattattttttttattcagtttaaattgtcaattcacttgtggttgttgtggcaaaaaatacaacaaacccaaaagcaaaaacaacaacaggcaactttgacagttcacctactttttaacaaaaacaaagtacctgtttttgtattgttgtagtgatgcagtcacctttctaagtgtgccctgggtTGGAGTAACTTGGGAGACCCTGAAGGTAACATAACCCTCGGAATGCGAGGATTATGAGTTCTTGAAACTCCGAATATAGAATTTTCATCTCTGATCACACAGCCATGAACATTCATAtaacctagcgtttacacatgcaagtaacagttcgaaaaacacaatacattcacacttttgcactaacacaagCACACATGCAGCCACTTACAGCTCACTGCCTAGTGAATTTCGATGGACAGTGATTTTTTGACACTTACTGCAATAAAGTGTCAAAAACACAAACAGAGTTgcctaactaaaaaaatttaaaaaaaattactggattgtggtaaaataattattatatttttaacttattttaagtatatttgtaaaaaaaattgttttttctcttcaaatatgaataaagaacgctattaaattaatttaagagcACTAATCTCattaaagtaataataataattatttataacaattatttccctacaaatatatgtatgtggtaTCCTAGGCAACTCTTAATAATAATGTGTTTACGTTTtgacgacatttttaaaatgaacttttacttgcatgtgtaaacgctcaagcaacttgtagacatttcgatgtattttcgacattttcgataataatacgTATTCTCAACTTTCCTCaatctacttgcatgtgtaaacgcaccGTAAGTGAGAAAAGTACAACAATGTAAATAAGCGATGTTGTTTGCGtcattccaaaaataaaagaatgatAAGCCACACGTGTGTAAAACTACTAAACTATTAAGCAactcattccaattatgaatttctatgtatgtatgtatatatataccAGGAAAATCCTAAAAATCTAGACATAAACATAAtggtttttcaaaaacaaactaGTTTCTTGGtgtaaatacaatacaaatttataaatacctaataaattaattttgaactaATAAGATTCCGAACAAATCTAGATCACtgtaacattttatattttcttaatattttttctgcTAATATTCGCATTTCCTCTATTGCAACCCTTATCGTTCAGAGAGCTATCGACaacaaacagaaattaaaatacAAGTTCATTCGATGATCTACATTTATGACTAATATTTTTCATCCAGAACCAATTTTAACATGAAAttgtaagattttttaaaatatattgtcgATCACTCGATATATGTATacagattttattataaaatcaatatacaataaaaatgcGTATCGTGTAATAGTACCTTAAATAGCATCActgataatatataaatatttctattttacaAACACCTCCATTAATGTTTTATATACTGAAGCTGAGTGTTATGgcaataaaatgaaaacatcAAAAAGGACGCCAgcagaaatttgaaaatttataaattttattattaataagtggaataattaattgaataaaacaATAGAAATGAACAACACAAATGAAAACAGTGCGGTGAAAATAGCTGTGCGCGAAAGGCCAGCTAgagaacatttaaaaaacaatttgcaaaCCAGTGTTATTACTTATCATCCAAATGGAAATGTAAGACAagtgataattaaaaaaaaaacaaatttttattaatgtatattatattttaagaaCCTAATTGTAAACGAATCAGTTTTTACATTTGATCATGTTTTGGGTCCATCCGTAACACAAGAggaaatttttgataatttaattaaGCCGCTGGTGGTCAACCTGAAGCTGGGATTCAACTGTACAGCCTTGGCTTATGGTCAAACGGGAACTGGTAAATCTTACACTATGGGACTGGATtctaaagtaaattttattagttGTGCTTTTAAATAAAGGTTTAGAATTAATgtggaatattttatttagagtTTTGATGGAGAGGATGTTGGAGTTATTCCACGctgtttaaaagaaatattttcctCTATTGATGTAAGTACAGAAAAGCAGGCAGATAATCAAAATCTCAATAGTCCATCTAAGAAAGTGGAGATATCAGCCTCATTCATTGAAATTTACAATGAAAAAGTTTACGATTTATTGGGAGAAAATACAAACGAACCCATAGTTGCCAAAGGTATGTATTAACTAAAAGAAacgaattaaatatttatatttctgaaaacatttaaatcaaaataaaagtcTAGAACTAAATATTCCACCTAAtccgaaacttttaaatgatttttttacttattaGTTTTGGTTTCGACATTCGgccaaattatccaaaaattatttttctgtagattaggtattttatttatataaaataaaaattacaaacaggTATATATATATACCTGCACTTAAAGCATGTATAAGcactttaattaattaattaattttaggtTACAAATACACTGGAGGAACACGCAAACCTTTAAATAATCTCGATGACTGTTACGCTATATTAATTCAAGGCAATAAAAACCGACATGTACGTCCCACCAAAATGAATTTGCAAAGTTCACGTTCTCATGCCATATTCACAATACACGTTCGTTCCAGAATACAAAACGATAATGGTGACGAATCCATAACAACATCGTGCATGAACATTGTTGATTTAGCTGGATCTGAAGGTGTTAGGCGTACGGGACATCAAGGTGTAGCAATGTCTGAAGGAGTTCATATCAATCAAGGATTACTATCAATTGGCAAAGTTTTGCAGGCAATGACCACAGGGAGTAAAGTAATACCATATCGGGACAGTGTTTTAAGTTCTGTTTTGCAAGGTAAACAAATGTTCACATCATAATCTAGATATTTACTTAtataattttcttcaaaaattaaatttaataatatttttcacgaattgtttgtaaaaaaaagtttttgattttgcaaaaaaaaagtaatttttttttttattttcttttaatttgtttttcgaaatatttgggaaaaatttgacccccctaactcagagagttcttgatcttgttgaaaaattgtgtgtaAATTACTATCAAATAGGACTTAACCTTGGTGCAAGTTTCATCTGCTGTAAAAGTTAGTTCACTTgtcatgaaatcccccattGAATTTAGTATACGAGACAAAATTCAaacgaaaaataatttttaaaatcttgttTTTATGCTCAAACATTTGTATATGGCTCTAgttcaatttattataattattctgtaataataaataagaataccATTGTAAAGTAATTTAAGAGAATTGGcaaaattggaatgcattttctaccctgccaatagcgtcatcaacaatctttattgtcaaggtctattgtaaatatcatctatttaacttgcCATTATTGGGAAACAGAATATGGGAAGCCAAAgtcaaatgtatttattttttatgttttttgttagttaaacgAACTTTACTTATGTTTACAATGTCTGTAAATTACagagtaattataataaaatgaacttgagccaaattaaaatttactttcaaattatgtaaaatattaccaaaaatctataattttattaagaatattatttttatattttttttttgcgtagAATccttaaattcaaattcatatCTGACACTATTGGCATGCATTAGTCCTCATCGTGAAGATTTAAGCGAAACATTGTCGACATTGAGATTTGCCCAAAATGCCAAACAGTTGAAAAATACTCcagaaataaacaatattatagCTGATATAAAGGTAAGTGCTTAGAAATTATGACtacataataatattttaaaactacacaatttaaatcaaattccaATCAATGGAATCCATAATTATACCACGTAATCTTTCATTAAATAGTATAGACTTTGCACCAACAAAGCCAGCTTCCATTGCATCAGTAGAATGGCCAGCGGAAACCTTTtcacttagtttttccaaatctGGTACATCTTCGCTTTTGGTTGTAAGTATGGGTAGAACAATCATACCAAAGAGAAGACCAATGGCACCTTTCTTCTTAAATTCTCTGTTAAAAGCAGAGCAAGAATAAAGTTTTTCTGGATCCGAATCCaatctgttaaaaaatatttataaattcataaataaactACATATTAGATATTTTTAAGTTAAGTACTTTTTGATGTGTTCCTGAACAGCACAGTGATAACCATGCAGAACTtgttgaaaatgttgttttcgAAATTCTCTGGTAGTGCTTGACATTAAAAAGTACATGATATCGATAATTGGTGAAGAGTAACGCATTATCTGCCAGTCAATGAGGCGGGCATCAACAACTTTACCattctaatgaaaaaaaaattacatttttttatttgtatgaatTTGTAAATGGAAAAGCTACCTCCTGTTTAAACATAACGTTATTTATCCAACAATCTCCGTGACATATTACAGAATACGGTTCACTTGTGTTGGAATCCAATAGGGTTAACATCAACTCATAAAATGTGCCACTATTAAAATACTCATTCAATTTGTCCCAATAAGCTTGTTCATGTTCCTTGTCTATACTCTCTAAAGCACTTCGCTTTAGGCTTTCGAAGTAATCATTTAACTGAACATCATTTTTGCGTTGTTCAAATATATCTGAGATATTTTTGaaactattaattttttctgGTATTTGATCTTTCATAGCTAGTGACGTTGCATGCAATTTAGCATAAATTCCCATTATATAGACGACATGATCAAGTGTAAGAGGCTCAAATCGATTATGCATAAAAAACCCTTCAACTTGCAAATCATTCATACAAATGGTTTCGTCGAATTCCTCTGTTGACGTGAAGTAACATTGAGGGTATTCAAAAAAACGATCGCTTACATCCAGACCCTTTGATTTTTGAAAGTCCTCAACTAACGGAAGAAACTAAACAAATATAGATGTAGTTAATTAACAGTAACATACTATCTTCAGTAGATTTTACCTTTTCGTATGCTAAAGCTTCTCTTAAAAAACCGGCTCTAGCAAAAAACTGGTTTCGTTGTAGTAGATTTGAGGGAGGAACTTTAAGTATTACACTTTGCTTATTAGCATTATCATTGTGCGTTTTAATTGTTACACGGTAAACTACTCCCATATAGTTGTCACCTTTTTTAGCAGCTCCTTTAATTTGATAGTTATATTTCTGGTGGCCATATTTtgcatccaaaaattttttaagaatttcaacAACAGCCGGAGAAATCTCGCTAGATGTATCCTCTTCTGAATGCTCCATTAttctaaattaataaattcaaataaaacttgatcatattgatttaaatactgttttagaattttatgaaatttgatacTAACCGCAATGTTTTTTATGTAAACTTACATATgcatgcatttattattatattttttttgttttagaaaaatgcCAAACTAAAGCAGACACCTTATAAACCGAAACCTATGCAGATAACTAATCCAAGAGTTACACCTCTAAAACGTTCATATTCTACGCTATATGGCACACAAGCAAAATCAGCAGTAAAAAGTAATACATTTTGCACTCCGAAAAAACAACGGGTAGAGGTAAATAAATGCAATCAAACTGAAATATCCAGCAATTACAAAAGGTAAATAACTTAGTTTATTAAATCATTGGCATAGTCATTTCAATAAATGTAAACTATTTCTAGACCAAAGTTATCAAATTTGGCCATGAATTTGCCAAAAATGGGTCAATTAGAATCGACTCATAATCGTGAATCTATGTTCAACCGGAGTTTAGATTCAAATGGTTCCTTGCTAAGCTTAAACATATCTTCCTCAACTGCTGTCGATGGGCATGCGTACAAAAGGAACACAAAGTaagattaataaaaataaaaaaagagaacgaacatttaaagtttttatttattcagttATAGTCCAATTATACGGAAATGTATTGCAGAGTTGAAGACTGATTTGGAAGATAACCTGATGAAAATGCTACAAAAAAATCTACACACACTAGTGCCTCAAACTCCTGCCGCCGCACCCACTCTACAAAACCAAACTGTCCTGCCCTCCACAATACGACAggaacttaaaaatattatgaaagaagTTTTGTCTGAAAAAACTGCACATCCTAATTGTGAAGAAAATACTGCCCAAATTAATCCTTTGAAAACAAATGCCAAGTGTCAATTGGtaagtaatttatattttctatcgTCTAAATAgatgataaaaattttctttttctttcaaGTTCAACATTAGTGATGAGCTATTTAAAATTCCTGAAATTCCTTCCGAATTACATAGACCAAAAACTTCAAGTCCAATTAATAATGCCCGAAACTCTTCGAAAGCATCGACATCATTCACACAAACTTTCTTTGCTGGTGCTACAAACTCGGATAAAACGGcattaaataaatctatacgaCGTTCCATTCGTATCTCTGGGAAGCAACAACATGACCAATCCTCAAGTATTTTCAATGATACCCCATTGGAAAATGCCAATCAATCACTACGTCGAAGTTCACGTAAATCTGTTTTACAAATGTATCATAGCAAACGTCGGAGCATACGTTTGGCCACGCACAATGAAAGTCTTCTAGCCGAAAATAAAGAAGATAATGTAAAAGTTTCTAagactgtaaaaaaaataaataaaactaccaAAGGAAATGCAATAAATAACTCAATAATAGATGcatattgtaatggatccacttCAGCAAATGGCAAGACAAGTTTAACTAAACATCGCAAAGCAATTTTAGATCTGCTCAACAAAGGCTCTATGAAAGAATTGCAAATCTTACCTCAAGTTGGACAAAAAACCGCTTATCAAATAGTCACGCAGAGGTATGTactgttaaaaaacatttattaattttgtttgttataagtaggtatattttgttaaataacattTGAGAAGGTGGATGTGCCTagaatttgatattatttttcaatgatatacatgcatacattttgtggttaaactaatttttttttttgcaatatttattttccttctATATAGTTCGTTTTGCATTCTAATATCAAATGAAGATCAAACATTCCactttatttagttaatttattAGTTGGAGTAATAAAATTCATTAGTAGTTTTTTATTACAACTTAATTTCTTATGTTTAgtgcatttgtttttatttttattattcaccTGGTTATATCACGAGTAACATAGTAGTTTTGTATTAAGTGTAAACTGCAGGGActgtaaacaaattgttgttttaaaacttaaatttgaacAATACCACCAAGTTAGTGAGGGTATTGTGCGTTTGTGTTGATGTATTTGACGCCTCAAAATAACAGTCTCACACCCAACTCCATGTTGGGTTCAGGATCACTTTTTGAGtttgatttataaaaattggtATCTAATTATTAATGCTAAATGGAGCCTATTGAATTGTTAGGTCTACCTTGCACCAATTCAAATGTAAACCCGGAATAGTGGTTTTGTCTTCATAAATGTTATTGATATATTGGTATCCTTATACAATTATGTAGGATGTTGTATAAAGACAGAGtatggaaattga belongs to Calliphora vicina chromosome 4, idCalVici1.1, whole genome shotgun sequence and includes:
- the nod gene encoding kinesin-like protein Nod, with the protein product MNNTNENSAVKIAVRERPAREHLKNNLQTSVITYHPNGNNLIVNESVFTFDHVLGPSVTQEEIFDNLIKPLVVNLKLGFNCTALAYGQTGTGKSYTMGLDSKSFDGEDVGVIPRCLKEIFSSIDVSTEKQADNQNLNSPSKKVEISASFIEIYNEKVYDLLGENTNEPIVAKGYKYTGGTRKPLNNLDDCYAILIQGNKNRHVRPTKMNLQSSRSHAIFTIHVRSRIQNDNGDESITTSCMNIVDLAGSEGVRRTGHQGVAMSEGVHINQGLLSIGKVLQAMTTGSKVIPYRDSVLSSVLQESLNSNSYLTLLACISPHREDLSETLSTLRFAQNAKQLKNTPEINNIIADIKKNAKLKQTPYKPKPMQITNPRVTPLKRSYSTLYGTQAKSAVKSNTFCTPKKQRVEVNKCNQTEISSNYKRPKLSNLAMNLPKMGQLESTHNRESMFNRSLDSNGSLLSLNISSSTAVDGHAYKRNTNYSPIIRKCIAELKTDLEDNLMKMLQKNLHTLVPQTPAAAPTLQNQTVLPSTIRQELKNIMKEVLSEKTAHPNCEENTAQINPLKTNAKCQLFNISDELFKIPEIPSELHRPKTSSPINNARNSSKASTSFTQTFFAGATNSDKTALNKSIRRSIRISGKQQHDQSSSIFNDTPLENANQSLRRSSRKSVLQMYHSKRRSIRLATHNESLLAENKEDNVKVSKTVKKINKTTKGNAINNSIIDAYCNGSTSANGKTSLTKHRKAILDLLNKGSMKELQILPQVGQKTAYQIVTQRTLNGKFKSVAQVEKLPIWRGSAWERFAQANMLI
- the pkm gene encoding uncharacterized protein pkm, with amino-acid sequence MEHSEEDTSSEISPAVVEILKKFLDAKYGHQKYNYQIKGAAKKGDNYMGVVYRVTIKTHNDNANKQSVILKVPPSNLLQRNQFFARAGFLREALAYEKFLPLVEDFQKSKGLDVSDRFFEYPQCYFTSTEEFDETICMNDLQVEGFFMHNRFEPLTLDHVVYIMGIYAKLHATSLAMKDQIPEKINSFKNISDIFEQRKNDVQLNDYFESLKRSALESIDKEHEQAYWDKLNEYFNSGTFYELMLTLLDSNTSEPYSVICHGDCWINNVMFKQENGKVVDARLIDWQIMRYSSPIIDIMYFLMSSTTREFRKQHFQQVLHGYHCAVQEHIKKLDSDPEKLYSCSAFNREFKKKGAIGLLFGMIVLPILTTKSEDVPDLEKLSEKVSAGHSTDAMEAGFVGAKSILFNERLRGIIMDSIDWNLI